CagccaggccctgtgctgggcATGGAGTGGACCCATAAGCATCAGTAGAGGCAGCCAATGGGCTTTCCAATGTGCAAGAATAAATGAGGGTGACCAAGGTGCAGAAGCCCAGAGGGACATGCAGGGGAGTGTGGCATGGTGTTTGTGTGGTGCAGAAGGTAGGGTAGTGACATGGGCTCTgaggtgctgggattgcaggtgacAGATCTTTCCTACCAGGCATCCTTCTCCCAGCCTCTTGAACAGGCTCAGCACACTCTTCTCTCTGCCCCAGCTCATTCCTGCTCCCCAGCCCTGTGCCTACACTGGCACATACCAGCTTCCCCTCCAACCAAGAGCCACAGCGACCCTCCCTCCAAACCCACAGGCGCCCGGAGCTGGAATAGAGCCTCCCCTTTCAGCTCCTGCCGCTCCCCGCCAGCTTTTGCTCCCTGTCGCACTCTTTTCCCTGCTCTAGAGCAGTGGTCACAGACCTCTGCTCCGTTGTTCCTGGCTCCCCCCAGCCCCTGCCAGACCTTGTGCTTCCCTGagcccatttcctcatctgtaaaatggggaccctttttaaaattgttgtgctaggtgggggtacattgtggtgtaAAATGGGGACCCTTATTAGTACCTCTTTCCCTGGACGCTGTGGGAAGTGAATTGTCTTTGAGTATCAAACTTGTAGGCAGTGCCTGACATCTGGCCTTCCGGTTGTCCTCCTGTTCACAGTCCCTCTGCACAACCTCTGTTCTGGGGGCCTGGCATGAGACTTGGTCCCTAACCTTGGAGAGGGGATCTCTCTCtgcctgtctttgtctctgtctctgtctcagtctcccttGCACACACATACAGTGGGGGTAGAAAGTGCTGGGATGGGATGGGCAAGTGTCAGGAGCCATAGGGGGTGGGTCAAGTAGGGTTTCAGGACTCTCATTGCCATGGAGGAATGAAAGGTGGGCAGGTTGCCCTGCCCCTGGCTAGCTTCTAGGCTCTTCCTTTGGTGTCCTGTTTGTCTAAGCACTTTCCTGGCCACACCTCTCTCATCCCCCACCCCTAATGTGAGAAGCAGGGTGGGCTTCCCCAGAGCCAGGTCTGTCTGGGTCCCCTTGTGGTAGTACTATGACCTTGGCCTGGCCTACCAAGGCCAGAAGTCATTCCCTGTGCTCCTTCCACTTCCTGCTGCATACTCTGCCCCTGCCCTTGATTCCTCACTCATCCACCAAGCAGAACATTCTGGCTAGTCATTGCATGACCTGGGTGGTTTCTTGAGAGTATTAGTGTGAGATGAGGCCttgaaagctctgagttcaggcCTAGTACACAGGGGCCCCGTAAGTGGTAGGTGTTACTGTCATGCTGAGGTTAGAGAGTTGGTTGGTGGTGGAgttgggagttgaacccaggagCTAGGTGGTGGCTTCACTGACCTTCCTCTTAGCCCTGCATTATTCCTGCAAAGCTCTGTGCTATTCTGAGCAGGGAGGGACACAGAGCTGCAacacccagccccagcccctcacTGGGGAGAGCTTTGCTCCCCACAGATGCAGAGAGGGCTCTGGTTGGGGTGAGGGGAGCCTAGGGCAGGGATGTGATGGAAGTGGGACTTTGCTTGGGTGTGAAAAATCCTTCACTGAAGGATGGGTGCCAGTTCTGAGCCTTGCAAGGTTTCTCTCATCATAGTGGCCCTGAGAAGCAGGTtaacccactttttaaaaataacagcttcagcaaggtctAATTCACATATCATGCAATTGGCCCATTTAAATGTTCAGTGCAGTTTTTTTACTGTATTCACAGAGTTGAGCAACTATTTGCACactcagttttagaacatttcatcccCTTTATAAGAAATCCTGTACCAAGGAGCAGTCACTccccatcccctctcccccagccctCTGCAACCCCTAATGTACTTCCTGTCTCTATGAATTCACCTGTTCTGGGCATTTAATAGAAACTGAATCATATAATATgattttgtgactggcttcttttttttttcattcttttattcacatgtgcatacattgtttgggtcatttctcccccctgcccccctcccccaccctcttccccctttgtgactggcttctttcacttaaaatactgttttcagGATTTATATGAATTACAGCATTTTTTCAGTaaaacttttccttccttcctttcttttctttcacagtactgggctttgaacttagggtcttacatttgctaggcagatgctctaccctttgagccataccccagcccctccatttctttttattgcctcagagtgtgaggcaggaggattgcttgagtccaggagctcagagccagcctgggtgacatagcaagaccctatctcttttttaaaaatgtttttaaaaagtagttcatTGTATTGCTTCAGCACATTTTGTTCATCAATTCATCAATTGATGGATATTTGCAGTCTTCACTCTGGGCTATCATGGATGACACCATAATAAGCATTCACATACAAAGTTTTGTGTGGATGTGTTATCCCCATTCTATAGACAAGGAACCTGCCTGCCAAGCTCCCCTCTGATAAATGGGAGATTCAGGCTGGCTGAACACAGAGCCTGTGCCTCTTCTGCACCAAGGCCTTGTTTCCAAGCTCAGCTAAATGTTGTGGCTTAAGTGAACAGTCAGAAGACATTAGAGGAAAGGATGACAGCCCCCTGGGTCTTGAAGATTAGTAGGAGGTGAAATTAACATTGGAGGCAGAGAAAAACAATATGTGCAAAGGCCCAGCAGTGTGAAGCCACCGAGGGTGTGGACCTGTAAGGAGTGCTGGGTGATgggtggaggtggtggggagagagaaaggcaCAGTAGTTGATGGGGCTAGAGACCCAGGCACAGAGCAGAAGAAAAGGGCTTGGCTGCTGTGCTAGTCACCATGGACTTAACCTGAAGGCAGTGGGAAGCCCAGAAGGACATCACCGCATAGAGTCATAGGGACCCCagtcaaatcccagttctgctcAGTGGAGACCTTTCCTCAGTGGACCCTGTTTTTCCTGGAAAACGGGGGAGGGTCATACCTTATGCAAGTGTAGTGATGATTGAGTTTCGATCCCTGAAGAGCTCAGCCTGTGCCTGGCAGAAGGCTGGCCTGGCACATGGTAGTGGGAGTTGTTCTGAAAGTGTTTTAGGGGACACACTGAGGTTGGACTGGTGCTCTAGAAGGCATGTCTAGCTGGTGTGGGAGAGGCTGGCCAGGCAGTCTTGGAAGGTTTAGGAGGTAGCTCCTGCAGACCCTTGTGACTTCGGGAATTTGTGTGAAtattgaaattctgttgttcctggaATCCCCCGGGCCTTGTGCCAAACCTTGGTGCTTGATGACtcccctctgtttctctctgcagCACTCCTATGGATGCCATGCAGGGGGCTGTGACATCCCTGCCTTatatgctgctgctgctgctgctgctggggtgTGGGCCACAGGTGTCTTCTGGAGGTGGTACTGGTGGGACAGCAGGTTATGCCCCAGTGAAGTATGTGCAACCCATGCAGAAAGGACCTGTGGGACCGCCCTTCCGTGAGGGCAAGGGCCAGTACCTGGGTGAGAACCTCCCTACCCCACTATGCCTCAAACAGCTCCTGACCCCCCCCCAGCTCCCTGACCTCCCTCAGAATCTCATAGGCCCTCATCACAGCCCTTCAGTCCCCACCAAAGATCATCCTGTCTCCGCTTTTCTTCCTGAGGCTGCTCCAGGACCTCTCAGCCTCACAAGGCCTGGAAGCAGCCTGTGGCTGGCTAGCACAGGTGGCCTTTTAGATGCAGGTGGGCAGGAAGATGCATGGGGAAGTTGGGGGAGGTGCTGTTTCATCTGGCTCTAAGGCAGGCTGCTGGTGCCCCCTGGTGGTCATTCCAGCCCTAGGTCATGCAGGATTGAGTTATCCAAGCTCATGAAGGCCCAGTATGGATAGGTTGGGTGCTGGTGTTCTGGTTGAGGACACCCTGCAGTCCCCAAGATGGCCCCTGCACAACACCTGAGTTCCCCTCCTGTGAGGGAGAGAAAGTGTGCAGAGAGGGTTGGCTTGGAGAGTGGTTTTCATTAATAGgtacagaacctgttccacccagTGTACCCAACACTGCCGTGGGAAGTGGGTAAGTGGGGTTCCCTGTCCCCACTGTCCAAGGCCCTGACTGCgcccttctctctttctgtttcagaAATGCCTCTACCACTGATGCCAATGGACCTTAAAGGAGAGCCTGGTCCCCCTGGGAAGCCTGGGCCTCGAGGCCCCCCTGGCCCTCCTGGCTTCCCAGGAAAACCAGGTACTGGAAAGCCAGGGCTCCATGGGCAGCCTGGCCCTGCCGGCCCCCCTGGCTTCTCACGGATGGGAAAGGCTGGTCCCCCAGGTCTCCCAGGCAAGGTTGGACCACCAGGACAGCCGGGGCTTCGGGGGGAACCAGGGATACAAGGGGACCAAGGCCTCCGGGGACCCCCAGGGCCCCCTGGCCTCCCTGGCCCCTCAGGTATTACTGTCTCTGGAAAACCAGGTGCTCAAGGGGTGCCAGGTCCCCCAGGATTCAGAGGAGAACCAGGGCCCCAGGGGGAGCCTGGACCCCCAGGAGATCGAGGCCTTAAGGGAGATAATGGAGTGGGCCAGCCAGGGCTTCCTGGAGCCCCTGGACAGGGGGGTGCCCCTGGACCCCCTGGTCTCCCTGGTCCAGCTGGCTTGGGCAAACCAGGCATAGATGGGCTACCTGGGTCCCCTGGAGACAAGGGGGAGTCTGGGCCTCCTGGAGTTCCGGGTCCTAGGGGAGAGCCAGGAGATGTGGGTCCAAAAGGACCTCCTGGGATAGATGGTTTGGGGGTGCCAGGGGTAGCAGGGGTGCCAGGGCCACAGGGCCCAGCAGGTCCCAAAGGGGAGCCAGGGACCCGGGGCCCCCCTGGCTTAATAGGCCCTACTGGTTATGGAATGCCAGGACTGCCAGGCCCCAAGGGAGACAGGGGACCAGCTGGGATCCCAGGGCTCTTGGGGGACAGGGGTGAGCCAGGAGAGGATGGGGAGCCAGGGGAGCAGGGTCCACAGGGCCTTGGGGGTCCCCCTGGACTTCCTGGATCTGCAGGGCTCCCTGGTAGACGTGGGCCCCCTGGGCCTAAGGGGGAAGCAGGACCTGGAGGACCCCCGGGAATGCCTGGCATTCGAGGGGACCAAGGGCCTAGTGGGTTGGCTGGGAAACCTGGACTCCCAGGTGAGAGGGGACTTCCTGGGGCCCATGGGCCCCCTGGACCAACTGGGCCCAAGGGTGAGCCAGGTTTCACAGGCCGCCCTGGAGGACCAGGGGCAGCAGGAGCCCTAGGGCAGAAAGGTGACTTGGGGCTCCCTGGGCAGCCTGGGCTGAGAGGCCCTTCAGGAATCCCAGGACTCCAGGGTCCAGCTGGCCCTATTGGGCCCCAGGGTCTTCCAGGTCTGAAGGGTGAACCAGGCCTGCCAGGGCTCCCTGGAGAGGGGCAAGTGGGGGAACCTGGCTCTGCTGGGCCCACAGGACCCCCTGGGGTCCCTGGTTCCCCAGGACTCACAGGCCCTCCTGGGCCTCCTGGGCCTCCTGGCCCTCCTGGAGCCCCTGGGGCCTTCGATGAGACTGGCATTGCAGGTTTGCACCTGCCCAATGGTGGTGTGGAGGGCGCTGTGCTGGGCAAGGGGGGAAAGCCACAGTTTGGGCTGGGTGAGCTTTCTGGCCATGCCACACCAGCCTTCACCGCAGTGCTCACCTCACCCTTCCCTGCTTCGGGCATGCCAGTTAAGTTTGACCGGACTCTCTACAATGGCCACAGCGGCTACAACCCAGCCACTGGCATCTTCACCTGCCCTGTGGGCGGTGTTTACTACTTTGCTTACCATGTGCACGTCAAGGGCACCAACGTGTGGGTGGCCCTGTATAAGAACAACGTGCCAGCCACCTACACCTATGATGAATACAAGAAGGGCTACCTGGACCAGGCGTCTGGTGGGGCCGTGCTCCAGCTGCAGCCCAATGACCAGGTCTGGGTACAGATGCCCTCGGACCAGGCCAACGGCCTCTACTCCACCAAGTACATCCACTCCTCCTTCTCAGGATTCTTGCTCTGCCCTACATAACCTGCGGGGGGGCCCTGCTGCCCTGGCCTCCTCCTCTTTAGTGGTAGAGCGACCTTTTCAGTTACGAAGACCTCCATTTAAAGAAAACAACCAAAGGCTGAACAGAGGCAGCTGTGGCCTTAGCCCAAGGAGATTGACTTGCTTTCTCATGTGCAGGCTGAGATTGTTTCTGAAAGGGCTGGCCTGAGTTCCTTTCCCCAGATGCCTGGGCAGCGTGGGGTTTGCACCCCTGTTCCTGCCCTGCCTGGTCTACAGCAGGGCCTCCAGGCACTCAGCCCAGTCCCTAAACAAGTTCTGGATGCTTCTGGGTCCTGAAGGAGCCAAAAGGTGGCTGAGCTCCatatccatccactcacccaagGAAGACAACCCTGGATGTCGCCTGCTCAAGGAATGGGATATGGCTCCCTCACAGTCTAACGAGGTTGGGGCTCTTCCAGCTCTCCATGAACCTCCGGCATATGACAGTGGGTTCCCTGAACTTTTCGTTTCTCTtcaggggaaagagaaaagagggggACCATGGAGGTGGTCAGTGTAGACACCCAGCCAGGAATACAACTGCACAGCGATGCTATGGCATCAGGCTTGTCCTGGTTGGGACAGTTGTGTGACCCTCTGCAGGCTCCTGGAAAAGCTCTGGCCGTAGACATGGGGGAAGGTGGTCTGTGAGAAGTAGGGGCATGGACCTAGGGCAGATGAGCAGCTCTTCTATTGTCTCTCGCTGCCCCCTggtgctggcttttttttttttttttttagcatgagGGTAGCACATAGGCCCCTGGTGCCTGCCATCGGCTGGAAAGATAAACTTCTTTAAGTGTGTACACAGGTCGTGGTGCCAGTCCGACTGACGATCAACAAATATGAGTACTTTCCCTTCTTTGCTTTTGCCTGCTGGAGTGGACTTGTTTTCTCATTCCAAATTGTTAGGGGATCCTTGCCACCCCCAACCCAAGCATCCCCAAGGTAGAGAGCCTATCACTCAACTCTCTGAACAGGGGGCACACAGCTTGGGGATAAAGAAGGCTGTCACTTGCTTTTCCTGAGTAAGAACCACACAGTGGGTGTGGGTCTactagaaaggctcatttatgcCCCACCCCCCACTCTGCTTCCAATTTCCTGTTGTAAGCAAGTTAGGGCCCAGGAGGCAAAGGCTCTGAGAGAGGGTACTAACAGGTCCCACTGGAATGTTTATGCAGGAAGCAGGCTGGCTCACCTCCCAGCCCTTCAGCCCATGGTTCAAGctgaggtggggggcagggatgGTAGACTTCTTGCCCATGCAAGGATGGCCACTTTCCCCCGCAGCTTGCAGCCTTCTAAGTCAGTCCATATCCCTGTACCAAGTAGGAACCTGGGTCATTTAATAAGTGATCTTGTTGCACTGCTCGGATTCCAGCCCACTATCCATGTTGAAGGTGGAGGGTGACCACTCACTTATGACTGGCCAAGTTGTGGTTTGGTTCCTCAGGCTACATGCCAACTCCCTCCCTGCCCACTTCTCCAAACAAAGCTGGCTGTTAGCATCCAAGGAGAGATGCAACCCTAGATCTGCCCAAGTGACACTTGGAGAAAAGGTCTGGGCTGGGGCTTGAATCCTAACATACCCAAGAGAATTAAACCAAGGAGTCTCAGAGCATCCCTACTGGGGTCCTTTGCTCAACCTCCTCCTTCCCGGGTCAGAGCCACTAATTTGATGTGTGATGGATGGGTTCTGATGGGTAGAAATCAATCAGCTCCAGTGGGAGCCCCAGGGACCAAGTAGGGCACTAGGGAGTCAAGAAAAAAGCAGTTTCAGAGCTGAGCTTCCACTGGATTGCACGCCTGAAGCCTTTGGGAAAGGCGTCTGGCATTTCTGAAATGTTCGTGGGATTTGAGTTGCAGGTGTTCACTGACAAGATTTGATAAACAGTGTCAGGTTTTTACTCTGAAAACTACattacattttttatattctgatttttcttaaaagattaGGTTTAAATGTTTTCCACTAGTAATTTCATTTGTACGCTGGTACAGGAAATTTAGTTCTCTACTTATGTGCCCCGTGTTACAGATTCAGGAGAAATGCACTGGGGAATCAAAGAaaatgggactttttttttttttttttaaaagaaaagctacGCCATTGAATGTTGTCATGACCTCAATAAAACCTGTTGTATAAAAGAGTTCTGTGCCAACACTGGCATTGATGCAGAGATGGCAAGTAAGGGGTCTAGACTTCTCTTCCTCACCAGGTTCCTACCCCAGGCTCCTGTCACCACATCAGAAATGCTGGTCCTTGCATGCATGCTGCACCAAGAGGCATTTTAAGAAACCAGAGGCCAGTGGCTTGAGCTGGAGGATGGAACTTCACTGGAACATTCCTGCAAGCTCTCAGGGGTAGTGGAGCATGACAGCTGGCTCAGGATCCCAAGGACCAAGTTTCAACATCTGATACAAATTATGACTCTGCTGCTTAGGGTAGGGCTTGTGCCAGGGCTAATGCTGAAGACAGGGCTGAGGGTGCTGCCCTGGGCACAAAGGACCTGTTCACAATCCACCATGCCCGTCTGCCCTAACTGGGGATGCAGGTCAGCTGACATGAAACCACAGGACCATGTCCTATGATCTTCCCAGCCCAAAAGAACCCTGTCTTGGTTGAAGGCTAACTGCCTAACAGACTGAAAACACCAGCTGCAGAGCTATGTATGTTTATTTCTTCACTGAGTCTAGAAGGATGCTCAAAATACCCtcgtgggtttttttgtttgtttttgtctttttgagatgggagtctccctgtgtagcccaggctgatcttaaacttgtgatcctcctgtcacagccttctgagtactg
The sequence above is a segment of the Castor canadensis chromosome 7, mCasCan1.hap1v2, whole genome shotgun sequence genome. Coding sequences within it:
- the Col8a2 gene encoding collagen alpha-2(VIII) chain, with translation MDAMQGAVTSLPYMLLLLLLLGCGPQVSSGGGTGGTAGYAPVKYVQPMQKGPVGPPFREGKGQYLEMPLPLMPMDLKGEPGPPGKPGPRGPPGPPGFPGKPGTGKPGLHGQPGPAGPPGFSRMGKAGPPGLPGKVGPPGQPGLRGEPGIQGDQGLRGPPGPPGLPGPSGITVSGKPGAQGVPGPPGFRGEPGPQGEPGPPGDRGLKGDNGVGQPGLPGAPGQGGAPGPPGLPGPAGLGKPGIDGLPGSPGDKGESGPPGVPGPRGEPGDVGPKGPPGIDGLGVPGVAGVPGPQGPAGPKGEPGTRGPPGLIGPTGYGMPGLPGPKGDRGPAGIPGLLGDRGEPGEDGEPGEQGPQGLGGPPGLPGSAGLPGRRGPPGPKGEAGPGGPPGMPGIRGDQGPSGLAGKPGLPGERGLPGAHGPPGPTGPKGEPGFTGRPGGPGAAGALGQKGDLGLPGQPGLRGPSGIPGLQGPAGPIGPQGLPGLKGEPGLPGLPGEGQVGEPGSAGPTGPPGVPGSPGLTGPPGPPGPPGPPGAPGAFDETGIAGLHLPNGGVEGAVLGKGGKPQFGLGELSGHATPAFTAVLTSPFPASGMPVKFDRTLYNGHSGYNPATGIFTCPVGGVYYFAYHVHVKGTNVWVALYKNNVPATYTYDEYKKGYLDQASGGAVLQLQPNDQVWVQMPSDQANGLYSTKYIHSSFSGFLLCPT